In Magnolia sinica isolate HGM2019 chromosome 12, MsV1, whole genome shotgun sequence, a single genomic region encodes these proteins:
- the LOC131220011 gene encoding uncharacterized protein LOC131220011: protein MESFQIYMELHDASDAVMCRAFSLTLADATRLWFKQLKPRSISSFLELSQAFVMNFIGGKKRLKALAHLLDIIQKEGELLKDYIKHFNLEALQVRKYSEETALNTIMSGLRDKPFLFSLDKNPPATLAEFLNRSQKYTNVEESRILRDAAQRKNPPAKEQMKAKPSSINKKRKDERSRDNRKSNKRPNHKFKTYSPLTKMPEQVLMEIKDKHPLRWPDKLKSNPDKRSKKKNTVSSIKIMGII, encoded by the coding sequence ATGGAATCCTTTCAGATCTACATGGAACTCCATGACGCTTCTGATGCGGTCATGTGCCGAGCATTCTCTTTGACTCTGGCCGACGCTACTCGACTATGGTTTAAACAGTTAAAACCGAGGTCCATTAGCTCATTCTTGGAGCTCAGCCAAGCTTTTGTCATGAACTTCATCGGAGGAAAGAAGAGACTCAAAGCACTTGCTCATCTTCTTGACATAATCCAGAAAGAAGGCGAACTCTTGAAGGACTACATCAAGCACTTCAACCTAGAAGCACTACAAGTTCGAAAATATTCAGAAGAAACCGCCCTGAACACCATCATGAGCGGGCTGAGAGATAAGCCTTTCCTCTTCTCTCTGGATAAGAACCCTCCTGCCACTCTGGCCGAATTTTTGAACAGATCGCAGAAGTATACTAACGTTGAGGAATCCCGGATATTGCGGGACGCCGCCCAAAGAAAAAATCCTCCAGCTAAAGAGCAAATGAAGGCCAAACCCAGTTCAATCAATAAGAAGAGAAAGGATGAACGATCTCGAGACAACCGAAAATCGAACAAACGGCCCAACCATAAGTTCAAGACTTACAGTCCTCTAACCAAGATGCCGGAACAAGTCCTAATGGAGATCAAGGACAAGCATCCTCTTCGTTGGCCGGATAAGTTGAAGTCTAACCCCgacaaaagaagcaaaaaaaaaaatactgtcTCTTCCATCAAGATCATGGGCATAATATGA